The Vicia villosa cultivar HV-30 ecotype Madison, WI unplaced genomic scaffold, Vvil1.0 ctg.003440F_1_1, whole genome shotgun sequence genome contains a region encoding:
- the LOC131640979 gene encoding non-specific lipid-transfer protein 4-like, which translates to MAKSMKLAFVVLVMCMVVIAPMAEGAISCGAVTSDLGPCLTYLTGGPGPSPQCCGGVKKLLAAATTVPDKQAACNCLKSAAGSISKLNTNNAAALPGKCGVSIPYKISTSTNCNTIKF; encoded by the exons atggcaAAAAGCATGAAGTTAGCATTTGTTGTTTTGGTGATGTGCATGGTAGTCATTGCGCCTATGGCAGAAGGTGCAATCTCATGTGGAGCTGTAACTAGTGATCTTGGTCCATGCCTTACTTATCTTACAGGAGGTCCTGGTCCTTCACCACAGTGCTGTGGAGGAGTGAAGAAGCTTCTTGCTGCCGCCACCACCGTGCCTGATAAACAGGCTGCCTGTAACTGCTTGAAATCAGCAGCCGGTTCCATTTCAAAATTGAATACTAACAATGCTGCTGCCCTCCCTGGGAAATGTGGTGTTAGCATTCCTTACAAGATCAGTACCTCCACCAACTGTAATAC CATTAAGTTTTGA
- the LOC131640983 gene encoding uncharacterized protein LOC131640983, translating into MVFKCDIAVCEYLLHHFYLTINLIIAAAFTKTFSGTSLSIYKCTTDSIYQNNQFPDDLRKDSIRVVPVMRKKLQSLRESDTTEVGMRLRQTLDYLIIRFVLMQSLERCQRKDSVASKPEKLDSLGIENSFHFLSAYQYIGETYSSDVNNCGTALQCLECNSQSRCTRVRTASPISKVMELPFNQYSWLTTHNSFASRVANLSINSQISSVTNQEDSIIDQLHNGVRGLMLDMHDYHGDIWLCHGPCTIFTAFQPAIHVLKEINVFLTQHRNEIVTVFIKDHVTSPNGINKLYHFGKEESREYRIPFLKSVCDPVSLTFKMPIIFQESRERLRF; encoded by the exons ATGGTATTTAAGTGTGACATTGCTGTTTGTGAGTATTTACTTCACCACTTCTATCTTACTATAAACCTCATCATTGCTGCAGCTTTCACAAAGACATTCAGTGGCACTTCATTGTCCATTTACAAATGTACAACAGATTCAATCTATCAAAACAAT CAGTTTCCAGATGATCTTCGAAAGGATTCAATAAGAGTTGTCCCTGTTATGCGAAAGAAGCTTCAATCATTGCGAGAATCGGATACTACAGAAGTGGGAATGAGACTGAGACAGACATTGGATT ACTTAATAATAAGGTTTGTATTGATGCAGAGTTTGGAGCGTTGTCAACGTAAAGACTCAGTTGCTTCAAAGCCTGAGAAACTTGACTCATTAGGTATTGAAAACTCTTTCCATTTTCTTTCTGCTT ATCAATATATTGGAGAAACATACTCCAGCGACGTCAATAACTGTGGTACGGCCCTCCAGTGTCTGGAATGCAACTCGCAAAGCCGGTGTACACGAGTTCGAACTGCAAGTCCTATTTCAAAA GTGATGGAACTCCCATTTAACCAGTACTCATGGCTTACAACTCATAACTCTTTTGCTTCGAGGGTAGCGAATTTGAGTATAAACTCTCAAATTTCGTCTGTCACGAATCAGGAAGACTCCATTATAGATCAACTGCAT AATGGTGTGAGAGGATTAATGTTAGATATGCATGATTACCATGGTGACATTTGGCTGTGTCACGGGCCGTGCACAATATTTACAGCCTTT CAACCTGCTATTCATGTTCTAAAAGAGATCAATGTATTCCTGACACAACATCGAAATGAGATCGTCACCGTTTTCATTAAGGATCATGTAACATCACCAAATGGTATTAACAAGTTGTATCATTTTGGAAAAGAG GAAAGTCGAGAATATCGTATACCATTCCTGAAATCAGTCTGTGATCCTGTATCTCTAACATTTAAAATGCCCATAATTTTTCAGGAAAGTCGAGAACGTCTTCGCTTTTAA